In Sporichthyaceae bacterium, the sequence TCTCCAGCTGGGCCTGCGCGGTCAGCGCGCTGTCGGCATGGTAGGCATCCCGCATCCGTCGTTGCACCACGCTGCGCAGTTTCTCCGGGAGCTTGTCCACCACGTTCCGGATTTTGTGCAGTTGGCAGCGTTGGACCACCGGGTGATCGAACACGTCGGCGACCGCTCGACGCAGTGCCTTCGACCCGTCGATCACCGCCAGGACCGGGCGGGTGACATCCAGGCCGCGTTCCCGCAGGCCCACGATCAACTCCCTCACCAGGGTCGCGTTCTCCGTCGAGCCCTCCACCAGCGCCAGCGGATGCTTGGTGCCATCGATACCGATGCCCAACGCCACGACACAGCAGTGCTCCCCGAAGTGCACCCCGTCCACCATGAACGCCACCAAGTCCAGTGTGGACAGATCGGCGGCGAGAAGTGCGGCCAGCGCGGTCTCGGTGGCGGCCACGAACTTGCGCGACACCGCCGACTTGCTCGTCCCCGACGCGGTGTCGGCGACCCGTGCGCCCACCGGTTCCAGACCAGCGACGTAGTGGCGGGCCGACAGCCCGGCCAGCATCCGCTCCAACGCCATCCGCCCCAACACGTCGGTGTCGTTGAGGACCTCATAGCAGGGCAGCGGCAGTTCACCGGAGCCATCCACGGCGCGCATCCGGGGCCGAGCGACC encodes:
- a CDS encoding IS256 family transposase, encoding MDKNYQTSKIDTTRIAVPEQVSIALGEITTDLREGLLALAVGAGLQVLTAMMESDVAAACGPRDRHNRDRVAVRHGHGPGSVPLGGRRVPVARPRMRAVDGSGELPLPCYEVLNDTDVLGRMALERMLAGLSARHYVAGLEPVGARVADTASGTSKSAVSRKFVAATETALAALLAADLSTLDLVAFMVDGVHFGEHCCVVALGIGIDGTKHPLALVEGSTENATLVRELIVGLRERGLDVTRPVLAVIDGSKALRRAVADVFDHPVVQRCQLHKIRNVVDKLPEKLRSVVQRRMRDAYHADSALTAQAQLETLAAELDRTHPGAAASLREGLAETLTVLRLAVPPTLARTMRSTNAIESMISICRDHATNVKRWRDGQMALRWCAAGMVEAGKQFRRVNGHLHLPALRTALQRQVAAETVSTTAHTDTVTAA